CAGCTTCTGGCGCGGTACGGTCTGACCATTTCGTGGAAGAACGGAATCGGCACCTATGGCGATCTGCCGAAGAAGACCGAACCCCAGCATCCTGAGGCCACTATCGAATCCGCGCAGAAATTGTATGCCGATGGCCAGCTCGAAGAGGCGGCTACCGTGCTGCAAAGCCTTGTGGAAAGCCGGATGGTGCTGGGCAAGGAAGACAGCTTTGAAACCTACCAGACTCTTGGCAACTGCCTGGCGCGTCTGAATCGCATCGAGGAAGCCGAGAAGGCTTACTGCGAAGCGATCAAGCTCGATGAGGCTTCGGATCGTCCGTATCTCGGCCTCGGCGCGCTGGCAATGCTTCAGGAAAACTGGCAAGCGGCCATGTACGGCTTCATGACGGCACTGGCGAAGAACCCCGGAACCATCCGCGGCGAATTCGGCGTCGCACTGTCCATGGCGGTGCGCAACATGCACTGCGACGCTCTGGAGCACTTCCGCCGCGTGCTTGAAAAAGACTCGAACAATGCCGAAGCGCTGTTCTATTTCTACCGCAGCGCGGTGGAAAGCGGTCAGCCGCAAATGGCCATTGAGCCGTTGACGCGTTATCTGGACAGTCATCCGCGCGACACGAACTTCCTCTTCAGCCTTTGCGGCGCTTACTGGAAGTCCGGCGAAATGTCCCGGGCCGTGGATCTATGCCAGCGCGTGCTGGAACTCGACCCCAACCACGTTGCGGCGCGTGAAGTGATGGAACACCTGCAAAGCACCGTACTCGAACATGCATAGAGTCGTCGTAGTGCAATGGTCCCGGCTGGGCGACGTGCTGCAAACGCGGCCGTTGCTCCGCCACATCGCACGGCGCGATCCGGAGGCCCGGATCACGCTCTGTGCCGATGCTCGCTATGCGGGGATCATTGCCGCGATGCCCGAGCCGCTGGATTTCTGGCCGGTTGATCTGGCCCGGCTCAGCGCCCTTGCCCGTCATGCGTCGTCCCAGGCTCAGGCGATCTCCGATCTCCGCGACCTGCTCGCCCGCGACGCCGGAACGGAAATCCGCAACGTCTACGTATTGAGCCGTTCGCGCGCGGCGTGCATCTTTGCCGAAATGTTGCGTTCCAAAACCACCTTTGGCTACCGGCGCGTAGACGGCGCGATTCTTTCACCGACTCTGCTTCAGGACTTTGAGGCCGGCATGGCGAATGGAACGCCGCCGCCTGTGCAACTGGCCGATCTGTGGACCTGTCTGGATGAAGCGGCGCGAACTTCCGAGTGGCTGTCACCGCTCCGCAGCCCGTGGCACGGGACGAGCGAGGAGGGCGCTGAGAACATTGCCCTGCTCTGCGATGCGGGAGAAGAGACCCGGACTATCCCTACGGACTGGTTGGCCGAAGTCGCCACAAAGCTGCTCGAGCGGGAGAACGTACGGATCACGCTCCTTGGCGCGCGCGCACCTCATCCGGGAAATGACCGGTTATCTGCGCTGAGCGCAAGCACGCACCGCGTATCCGACCATCGGGGGCAGACAACCCTCGATCAGTTCTTTGCCAACCTTGCCCGGCAGGACCGCGTGATCGGACCGGATACCGGCGGCCTGCATCTGGCCGCTGCGCTGAACGTCCCGGTGATCGGCCTCTACTTTGGCGGCGCCTCCTGCCTCACTACGGGACCGTACAGTGCGCGAGCGGTGGTCTTGCAGGATCCGGCGTGGATGGATGAAACCGCCATGCATGTCGTATCGCTGACCGATGCCCGAAAAGAGTTGCCGCCGAGTGCCTGCACACCGGCGTTGGATGAAAACGGTGTTCGTTATGAATCCGCCGCCTGGCCCTACGATCTCCGCGAACAGATTGCTTCAGCCCGCAGGGACTTCATCACGCGAATGGCAGAAGGTGTGACGGTCATCATCCCCGAGTGTTCCGAAACTCACTATACGGACGAATTGCTGACCGATCTGCACCGTGACCTTGCCGGAACAGCCGCGGAAATTCTGCTCGTCAGCAGCGGTCCGGTCAGCCGGCGCACCGTCCCCGATAGCTGCCGGTGCGTATCCAGTCCAGAGTTGCTTACGTTCGCCCAAGCCTGCAATCGAGGCGCTTTCGACGCTCGCTTCAACCGCTTGCTCTTTCTCAACAACGACACCCGGTTTGCTCCCGGCGAACTGCGCACGTTTCTTTCGGCAGCACCGCGCGAAGGCGTTTGCTCGCCGTTGATCCGCTACCCCGATGGGCTTGTGCAAAACTGCGGCGTCCGGTTCGAGCAGGGCCGTGTTGTCGAAATCGGTCACGGTTCACTTGAGACGCAGGCATTGACCGAGAAGGCAGATGCCCTGTCTGCCGTCGCCTTGCTGGTCAACCGGAAAGACTTTTTGGCCCTGAACGGTTTCGATGAGCACTTCGTGAATGGCTATGAGGATTTGGACCTCTGTCTTAGAGCGCGGGAATCCGGCCTGTCATGCCGCGTTGTGCCTTCGGCATCGGTCACACATTTTCGCGGGTCCACTGCCGGACGCTTTTCTCAGGAAGACCCCAATCGCGTGCGGTTCGCGCAGCGCTGGGAAGAGTCTTTAACCGCGTCGCATTCTGCGTCTGACCCCGACCAAACCCTGACCAGCGCGCCGCTGCTGTTGATTTCCGCCGAGTCCGCCTGCGCCGCAGGCAGTTCGCTTCGCTGGATGTGGCCGTTGGAAGAAAGGGGCCTTCGCCCTTATCAAGATTTTGTCTGGCTGACCGAGGCCCGAGCACGGCGGCAACCTGAGACCCTTCAGCGTCTGCTCACCTCCGCGAAAACGGTGATCGTCTTTCGAGCCCTTGAGACCGATCAGGTTCAGGATGCCGTGCTGAACAGCGGCCGCAGACTCATCGTCGATTCGGACGACCTGTTGATCGGACGTTTCGCGGCGGATTCGCTGCGCGGCCAATCCCGCCGCGCTTACGAGGACCGTTTCCGGCGCCTGCTCGACAGGGCAGCCGTCATCACCGCCAGCACCACGCTGCTGGTCAATGCGCTGCGGGACCTCGGTTACACTACGCTGCATCTGCCTACCGCGCCCGCAACTCAGCAATGTTCGCCGCGAATGGAAGCAAGAGATGAACGCCGGGAACTGCGCATCGGTTTCTTCGGTACTCCGTCCCATCTGCTCGACTTGGGGAGCATCGTTCCCGCCCTCGATCAGGTCCTGGAAACGCATCCGGACGCCCGCTTCTACTGGTGGGGATGCCGCCCGGGCGAACTGGCCTATCATCCTCAGGTGCGGCAGGGTGGACCGGTGGTTGAGGATTACACCACGCACCTGCGCCGCCTTCACCGGTTCGATCTCGATCTGGTTCTGGTCCCGCTGCTGCCCGGCAAGGCCTCGCGCATGAAGAGCGCCGTCAAATACTTCGAATATGCGCTGGCCGGGCTTCCCGCGATTTATTCCGCCGTTCCGCCTTACATGGACGCCGTCACGCACGGCATCACCGGCTGGCTGGCGGATGAATCAACCGCATCGTGGATGAATGCGCTGAATACCTTGTTGACCGATGCCGGTCTGCGCCGCACCGTGGCGGCCAATGCTCGCCGAGACGTGGAGTCCCGCATCCTTGACTCCCGTGCGTGCCCCATCGTGAATGAGATTCTGAATTCGATTCTACCGGCGCATACGGCGCAAACTCTATTCGACAGGAGCCTTGCCGTACAGGCAGATCATGAACCCGTTTGCTGAATTTGCCATCTTCCCATCGCGCTGCGGCTTGCCTTCGGCGATGCACGTGCCCACAGACACGCTGATTCACAGCCGCGTGAACCCGGAGCGCGAGGCCGCTGATATTGCCGACGCGCACTCGAATCCAGCGGCTTCGTCGACCGTGATCATCGGTGGCGGGCTCGGTTATCTTGCCGAGGCGGTATCGCAGTTGCGCGGAGCCGGACACCCGGTTCATGTGATCGAGCCTCACCGCGAGGTGCTTTATCTTGCGCGTGCGAGCAGAGGCTATTGTGCCTATCTTACATCCGAACGAATTCACGTGCACTGCGCGGTTACGCGCACCGGTCTCTCTGCCACGCTACGGGACCTGCCGGCGGATGCGGCCGTGATTGTTGCTCCTTATCTGCTGCGACTTAGCGAGCAGGCGGATTTCCCGCTGGGTGGTCTGTTAAGGATCGTGCGTGCCGAAATCGCCTCGTCTGCAGTGTACAATCCGCTGCTGGCGGCGCAGTCGGGAGTCTTCGACAGGGTTCTGGCGAATCTTCCCAGCGTCTTCGCCGCGCGTCTAAGCGGGAGCAAAACCTCCATCGTAGCCGGCGCCGGGCCGAACTTGACCGAGTGTCTGCCTGCCTTGGCCGCACAGCGCTCAGGAATCACGCTCATCGCCGCCAGCGGCGCCGTTCCCGCGCTGCTCAATGCGCGCCTGACGCCCGACTGGGTATTTGCGCTGGAAGCGAAGGACACCGTCATCAAAGATCTCGAAGGTCTACCCCTCGGAACGCGTGTTGTGGTCTTTCCGTCTACGCATCCGGCCATCATCGGCGGAAACCGGTTCTCGCTTATCGCGGGCGCGAGTGCGGGCGCGCCGGGCCT
The sequence above is a segment of the bacterium genome. Coding sequences within it:
- a CDS encoding 6-hydroxymethylpterin diphosphokinase MptE-like protein, encoding MNPFAEFAIFPSRCGLPSAMHVPTDTLIHSRVNPEREAADIADAHSNPAASSTVIIGGGLGYLAEAVSQLRGAGHPVHVIEPHREVLYLARASRGYCAYLTSERIHVHCAVTRTGLSATLRDLPADAAVIVAPYLLRLSEQADFPLGGLLRIVRAEIASSAVYNPLLAAQSGVFDRVLANLPSVFAARLSGSKTSIVAGAGPNLTECLPALAAQRSGITLIAASGAVPALLNARLTPDWVFALEAKDTVIKDLEGLPLGTRVVVFPSTHPAIIGGNRFSLIAGASAGAPGLETRGGSSVIPALDFALCSGSSDVVLIGVDLGNQNGTYAAGSARSNAVSEFRNAEPPKFLSMRAGLERVLHERQHPSRAIYHVLRQGRTLCGTERISPERARVLLHQRSFCEVQGE
- a CDS encoding glycosyltransferase family 9 protein, producing the protein MQWSRLGDVLQTRPLLRHIARRDPEARITLCADARYAGIIAAMPEPLDFWPVDLARLSALARHASSQAQAISDLRDLLARDAGTEIRNVYVLSRSRAACIFAEMLRSKTTFGYRRVDGAILSPTLLQDFEAGMANGTPPPVQLADLWTCLDEAARTSEWLSPLRSPWHGTSEEGAENIALLCDAGEETRTIPTDWLAEVATKLLERENVRITLLGARAPHPGNDRLSALSASTHRVSDHRGQTTLDQFFANLARQDRVIGPDTGGLHLAAALNVPVIGLYFGGASCLTTGPYSARAVVLQDPAWMDETAMHVVSLTDARKELPPSACTPALDENGVRYESAAWPYDLREQIASARRDFITRMAEGVTVIIPECSETHYTDELLTDLHRDLAGTAAEILLVSSGPVSRRTVPDSCRCVSSPELLTFAQACNRGAFDARFNRLLFLNNDTRFAPGELRTFLSAAPREGVCSPLIRYPDGLVQNCGVRFEQGRVVEIGHGSLETQALTEKADALSAVALLVNRKDFLALNGFDEHFVNGYEDLDLCLRARESGLSCRVVPSASVTHFRGSTAGRFSQEDPNRVRFAQRWEESLTASHSASDPDQTLTSAPLLLISAESACAAGSSLRWMWPLEERGLRPYQDFVWLTEARARRQPETLQRLLTSAKTVIVFRALETDQVQDAVLNSGRRLIVDSDDLLIGRFAADSLRGQSRRAYEDRFRRLLDRAAVITASTTLLVNALRDLGYTTLHLPTAPATQQCSPRMEARDERRELRIGFFGTPSHLLDLGSIVPALDQVLETHPDARFYWWGCRPGELAYHPQVRQGGPVVEDYTTHLRRLHRFDLDLVLVPLLPGKASRMKSAVKYFEYALAGLPAIYSAVPPYMDAVTHGITGWLADESTASWMNALNTLLTDAGLRRTVAANARRDVESRILDSRACPIVNEILNSILPAHTAQTLFDRSLAVQADHEPVC